In Luteimonas sp. MC1750, the following proteins share a genomic window:
- the selA gene encoding L-seryl-tRNA(Sec) selenium transferase — translation MTVPDDDAAAGASDIPSLDRLLKDPAIAALATAHGLAGVTSALRARLQALRDEARAGTLRHAALAPATLAEDLGATLERAARPRLRAVYNLTGTVLHTNLGRAVLPDVAVQSVVQALSSPMALEYDLERGARGDRDDLVEALLCELTGAEAATVVNNNAAAVLLMLNSLANRREVVVSRGELVEIGGAFRVPDIMSRAGAKLVEVGTTNRTHPGDYAGAIGPRTAMLMKVHCSNYAITGFTSSVDTPALAEIAHARGLPVGVDLGSGSLVDPARWGLPHGPTVRETLEAGADLVTFSGDKLLGGPQAGLIVGSADLVGKIRRNPLKRALRVGKLTLAALEPVLALYRAPEHLPERLTTLRLLLRRPAAMHAQALRLVAPLQAALGPAWMVGDAAMASQIGSGAMPVEALPSHGLVLRPAAARGRGRALAGLGQSLRGLPRPVIGRIADDALWLDLRCLEESDEAAFAAQLAALRA, via the coding sequence GTGACCGTGCCCGACGACGACGCAGCGGCGGGCGCGAGCGACATTCCCTCGCTCGACCGCCTGCTGAAGGATCCGGCGATCGCGGCCCTGGCCACCGCGCACGGACTGGCTGGCGTGACCTCGGCGCTGCGCGCACGACTGCAGGCGCTGCGCGACGAGGCGCGGGCGGGGACGCTCCGGCACGCCGCGCTGGCGCCCGCCACGCTCGCCGAAGATCTCGGCGCAACGCTGGAGCGCGCCGCGCGCCCGCGCCTGCGCGCGGTCTACAACCTCACCGGCACCGTGCTGCACACCAACCTCGGCCGCGCCGTGCTGCCGGACGTCGCCGTGCAGTCGGTGGTCCAGGCCCTGTCCTCGCCGATGGCGCTGGAGTACGACCTCGAGCGCGGCGCGCGCGGCGACCGCGACGACCTGGTCGAAGCCCTGCTGTGCGAACTCACCGGCGCCGAAGCCGCGACCGTGGTCAACAACAACGCCGCCGCAGTGCTGCTGATGCTCAATTCGCTGGCCAACCGCCGCGAAGTGGTGGTGTCGCGCGGCGAGCTGGTCGAGATCGGCGGCGCCTTCCGCGTGCCGGACATCATGTCGCGCGCCGGGGCGAAGCTGGTCGAGGTCGGGACCACCAACCGGACCCATCCCGGCGACTACGCCGGCGCCATCGGTCCGCGCACCGCCATGCTGATGAAGGTGCACTGCAGCAACTACGCGATCACCGGCTTCACCAGCAGCGTGGACACGCCGGCCCTGGCGGAGATCGCGCACGCACGTGGCCTGCCGGTTGGCGTGGACCTGGGCAGCGGCTCGCTGGTGGATCCGGCGCGCTGGGGCCTGCCGCACGGGCCGACCGTGCGCGAGACCCTCGAAGCCGGCGCCGACCTGGTGACCTTCAGCGGCGACAAGCTGCTCGGCGGCCCGCAGGCCGGCCTGATCGTGGGCAGCGCCGACCTGGTCGGGAAGATCCGCCGGAATCCGCTCAAGCGCGCGCTGCGCGTGGGCAAGCTCACCCTGGCCGCGCTGGAGCCGGTGCTGGCCCTGTACCGCGCGCCCGAACACCTGCCCGAACGCCTGACCACCCTGCGCCTGCTGCTGCGTCGCCCCGCCGCCATGCACGCCCAGGCGCTGCGCCTGGTCGCGCCGTTGCAGGCCGCGCTGGGACCGGCGTGGATGGTCGGCGACGCGGCCATGGCGAGCCAGATCGGCAGCGGGGCGATGCCGGTCGAAGCGCTGCCCAGCCACGGCCTGGTGCTGCGCCCCGCGGCGGCTCGCGGACGCGGGCGCGCCCTCGCCGGCCTGGGCCAGTCGCTGCGCGGCCTGCCGCGCCCGGTGATCGGGCGCATCGCCGACGATGCGCTCTGGCTCGACCTGCGCTGCCTGGAGGAGTCCGACGAAGCCGCCTTCGCCGCGCAACTGGCGGCGCTGCGCGCGTGA
- a CDS encoding acyltransferase family protein, with protein sequence MAQSPDRDPYPDALRACALLVVVLGHWVATLPRLVDGRLVETDHLLGIWDAAGVLTWLVQVVPLFVFVSAAVSAGSVERRLRDGRQAQWWAARALGLARPTVTYLAALVLLAALSLFTGGRLLAVFNQSLTIHLWFLLMLLTVQALLPWCLRLDARFGLRAVLGLVAVAAVLDVVRAQAWTPQALRWLGRGVADSAAGIAWINMLLVWLVPQQLGIAWKRGRFGGVRAGVGLLLLGTAWLALAMASGYPVAMVGVALAGNNMLPPTLALVGVMWLQAGAVLAFEPLARRLLAGRALGRVIAVLGALGMPLYLWHKLAELPAAWLGERLGLPIDAGSPGEPGFWLGRLGWIALCLLVVAPLVALVVRFELRRTREVPAVEALRPTLAGGLVLYLGLASALVWGVWPGAVVGLACVALASRQLRRRGNG encoded by the coding sequence ATGGCCCAGTCACCCGATCGCGATCCCTATCCCGATGCACTGCGCGCCTGCGCGCTGCTGGTGGTGGTGCTGGGGCACTGGGTCGCGACGCTGCCGCGGCTGGTCGACGGCCGGCTGGTCGAGACCGACCACCTGCTCGGCATCTGGGACGCGGCCGGCGTGTTGACCTGGCTGGTGCAGGTGGTGCCGCTGTTCGTCTTCGTGTCGGCGGCGGTGAGCGCGGGCAGCGTGGAGCGGCGGCTGCGGGACGGACGGCAGGCCCAGTGGTGGGCGGCGCGCGCGCTCGGGCTGGCGCGGCCGACCGTCACCTACCTGGCGGCGCTGGTGCTGCTGGCCGCGCTGTCGCTGTTCACCGGCGGACGCCTGCTGGCCGTCTTCAACCAGTCGCTGACCATCCACCTCTGGTTCCTGCTGATGCTGCTGACGGTGCAGGCGCTGCTGCCCTGGTGCCTGCGCCTGGATGCGCGCTTCGGCCTGCGCGCCGTGCTTGGCCTGGTGGCCGTGGCGGCGGTGCTCGACGTGGTGCGCGCGCAGGCCTGGACGCCGCAGGCGCTGCGCTGGCTGGGCCGCGGCGTTGCCGACAGCGCGGCCGGCATCGCCTGGATCAACATGCTGCTGGTCTGGCTGGTGCCGCAGCAGCTGGGCATCGCGTGGAAGCGCGGGCGCTTCGGCGGCGTGCGCGCAGGCGTGGGCCTGCTGCTGCTGGGCACGGCGTGGCTCGCCCTGGCGATGGCCAGCGGCTATCCGGTGGCGATGGTGGGCGTGGCGCTGGCGGGCAACAACATGCTGCCGCCGACGCTGGCCCTGGTCGGCGTCATGTGGCTGCAGGCCGGCGCGGTGCTCGCCTTCGAACCGCTGGCGCGCCGGCTGCTGGCCGGGCGCGCGCTGGGGCGCGTGATCGCGGTGCTGGGCGCGCTCGGCATGCCGCTGTACCTGTGGCACAAGCTGGCCGAACTCCCGGCCGCCTGGCTGGGCGAGCGCCTGGGCCTGCCGATCGACGCCGGCAGTCCCGGCGAGCCGGGGTTCTGGCTCGGCCGGCTGGGTTGGATCGCGCTGTGCCTGCTGGTCGTGGCACCGCTGGTCGCGCTCGTGGTCCGCTTCGAACTGCGACGCACGCGCGAGGTGCCCGCGGTGGAGGCCCTGCGGCCAACGCTGGCCGGCGGACTCGTGCTGTACCTCGGCCTCGCGTCGGCGCTGGTCTGGGGCGTCTGGCCGGGCGCCGTCGTCGGGCTGGCGTGCGTGGCGCTCGCGTCCCGGCAGCTCCGGAGGCGCGGCAATGGCTGA
- the selB gene encoding selenocysteine-specific translation elongation factor, which yields MIVGTAGHIDHGKTRLVRALTGVETDRLKEEQARGISIELGYAYAPLPDGGVLGYVDVPGHEKLVHTMAAGACGIDFGLLVVAADDGVMPQTREHLAILGLLGVARGAVAISKADRVDAGRVDQVRADVAALLQDGPLAGAPMFATDAAADGDPGVAALRRHLEHEARTAPGRDAGGLFRLAVDRVFTLPGHGTMVTGTVFGGRTQAGDEGARLVLAPAGTPVRVRSIHAQSQPSPEARAGQRCALNLAGTGRDAIERGDWIADARAFRPTRNLDVELQLLDAAAATLGNWAPVHLHLGTARRLAHAVPLADAGVAPGTTGLVQLVVDEALCAAPGDRFILRDAQASRTIGGGRVLDPEAPTRRRRSPQRLAWLDGIAAMLDGGGLAALLRDAAHGIDEAALVRLASRPPGQLELPPDARWLRPRGGAPIAIADGPRHALQARIEQALADFHRDAPDEPGPEATRLRRIALPTASAALWEAVLDELAAAGRIQRKGPWLHLPGHTVAMDADDAALARRLLAALDAGGFDPPWVRDLARIEDAPEERVRRLLRMLALQGEAHQVVRDLFYHRERMQALAALAVGLACDDGAVAAAGFRDATGLGRKRAIQLLEHFDRTGLTRRVRDSHVVRADSAWLRALGTAADPL from the coding sequence GTGATCGTCGGCACCGCCGGGCATATCGACCACGGCAAGACCCGACTGGTGCGGGCCCTGACCGGGGTCGAGACCGACCGGCTGAAGGAGGAGCAGGCGCGCGGCATCTCGATCGAGCTCGGCTACGCCTATGCGCCCCTGCCGGACGGCGGGGTGCTCGGCTATGTCGACGTGCCCGGCCACGAGAAGCTGGTGCACACCATGGCCGCCGGCGCCTGCGGCATCGACTTCGGCCTGCTGGTGGTGGCCGCCGACGACGGCGTGATGCCGCAGACCCGCGAACACCTGGCCATCCTCGGGCTGCTGGGCGTGGCGCGCGGCGCAGTCGCGATCAGCAAGGCGGACCGGGTCGATGCCGGGCGGGTCGACCAGGTGCGCGCCGATGTCGCCGCGCTGCTGCAGGACGGACCGCTGGCCGGTGCGCCGATGTTCGCCACCGACGCCGCGGCGGATGGCGACCCGGGCGTCGCGGCGCTGCGCCGGCACCTGGAACACGAGGCGCGCACGGCACCCGGGCGTGATGCCGGGGGACTGTTCCGCCTGGCCGTGGACCGCGTCTTCACCCTGCCCGGCCACGGCACGATGGTCACCGGGACGGTGTTCGGCGGCCGCACCCAGGCGGGTGACGAGGGCGCACGGCTGGTGCTCGCGCCGGCGGGCACGCCGGTGCGGGTGCGGTCCATCCATGCCCAGAGCCAGCCGAGCCCCGAGGCGCGCGCCGGCCAGCGCTGCGCGCTGAACCTTGCCGGCACCGGGCGCGACGCGATCGAACGCGGCGACTGGATCGCCGACGCGCGCGCGTTCCGGCCCACGCGCAACCTCGATGTCGAACTGCAGCTGCTGGATGCCGCCGCTGCCACGCTGGGCAACTGGGCGCCGGTCCACCTGCACCTGGGCACCGCACGCCGGCTGGCGCACGCGGTGCCGCTGGCGGACGCGGGCGTGGCCCCCGGGACGACGGGCCTCGTTCAGCTGGTGGTCGACGAGGCGCTGTGCGCTGCGCCCGGCGACCGCTTCATCCTCCGCGACGCCCAGGCCAGCCGCACCATCGGCGGCGGGCGCGTGCTCGATCCGGAGGCGCCGACGCGACGCCGGCGCTCGCCGCAGCGCCTGGCCTGGCTGGACGGGATCGCCGCGATGCTCGACGGCGGCGGCCTCGCGGCGCTGCTCCGCGATGCCGCGCACGGCATCGACGAGGCGGCCCTGGTGCGCCTGGCCAGCCGCCCGCCCGGACAGCTCGAGCTGCCCCCGGACGCGCGCTGGCTCAGGCCGCGCGGCGGCGCGCCGATCGCGATCGCCGATGGCCCGCGCCACGCGCTGCAGGCCCGCATCGAACAGGCGCTGGCCGACTTCCACCGCGACGCGCCCGACGAACCGGGGCCCGAAGCCACCCGCCTGCGGCGCATCGCCCTGCCCACGGCGTCCGCCGCACTCTGGGAGGCCGTCCTCGATGAGCTGGCGGCGGCCGGACGCATCCAGCGCAAGGGACCCTGGCTGCATCTGCCGGGGCATACGGTGGCGATGGATGCCGACGACGCCGCGCTGGCCCGGCGCCTGCTCGCAGCGCTGGATGCGGGCGGCTTTGACCCGCCGTGGGTGCGCGACCTCGCGCGCATCGAGGACGCGCCCGAAGAGCGCGTGCGCCGCCTGCTGCGCATGCTGGCCCTGCAGGGCGAGGCGCACCAGGTGGTGCGCGACCTGTTCTACCACCGCGAGCGGATGCAGGCGCTCGCCGCGCTTGCGGTCGGCCTGGCCTGCGACGACGGCGCGGTGGCGGCCGCCGGCTTCCGCGATGCCACCGGCCTGGGGCGCAAGCGCGCGATCCAGCTGCTGGAGCATTTCGACCGCACCGGCCTGACCCGTCGCGTCCGCGACAGCCACGTCGTGCGCGCGGACAGCGCCTGGCTGCGGGCGCTGGGCACCGCCGCGGATCCCCTGTGA
- the fdnG gene encoding formate dehydrogenase-N subunit alpha, giving the protein MVSMNRRQFLKVSGTGLAGSSLALLGASPAPAMAEVRQFKLARMTETRNTCPYCSVACGLLLYGLGDGAKNSAAAIVHIEGDPDHPVNRGTLCPKGAGLIDFIHSPNRLKQPEYRAPGSDTWQPISWNDALDRIARLMKDDRDANFVAQTPEGRTVNRWLTTGMLAASATSNETAYITHKVARSLGLLAFDNQARVUHGPTVAGLAPTFGRGAMTNHWVDIKNADVILIMGGNAAEAHPCGFKWVTEAKAHNAAKLIVVDPRFNRSASVADYYAPIRTGTDIVFLGAAISNLLETDRIHHEYVRNYTDMSFVVREDFAFDGGIYSGYDADRRRYDKATWDYERGDDGYVVTDPTLQHPRCVYQLLRKHYARYTPEMVERVCGTTQEQFHTVLDMLASTARPDRVATILYALGWTQHSIGSQIIRTGAMLQLLLGNIGAAGGGMNALRGHSNIQGLTDLGLMSNLLPGYMTLPNEHEQDYGTYIASRTLKPLRENQLSYWQHYAKFHVSLMKTWWGDAATAENDWAFDYLPKLDKPYDMLQTYELMDQGKVNGYICQGFNPLAAAPNKAKMVSALSKLKFMVIMDPLVTDTSEFWKNHGKHHDVDSSAIQTEVFRLPTTCFAEEEGALVNSGRWLQWHWKGAEPPGTAKPDIEIMAGLHLRIRELYNTEGGAFPDPIVNLAWNYAQPAHPSATELAMEYNGRALQDLADPRDPTRITRRKGEQVSGFGELRDDGSTASGCWIYAGCWTQDGNMMARRDNSDPTGIGQTLKWAWAWPANRRILYNRASADPTGRPFDPTRALVAWNGTAWVGSDVPDFKADEDPAGGMGPFIMNPEGVARFFARDGMAEGPFPEHYEPFETPLGYNPLNPDTPGATSNPAARVFESDLATMGTVKDFPFVGTTYRLTEHFHYWTKHVPLNAILQPEQFVEIGEGLAHQIGVANGERVRVSSMRGHIEAVAVVTKRIRALKVDGKTVHHVGIPIHWGFTGVAKPGYLANTLTPSVGDGNSQTPEFKSFLVNVEKA; this is encoded by the coding sequence ATGGTCAGCATGAATCGACGGCAGTTCCTCAAGGTCTCGGGCACCGGCCTGGCAGGCTCCAGCCTGGCGCTGCTCGGCGCCAGTCCTGCGCCGGCCATGGCCGAAGTCCGCCAGTTCAAGCTGGCGCGCATGACCGAGACCCGGAACACCTGTCCCTACTGTTCGGTTGCCTGCGGCCTGCTCCTCTACGGGCTGGGTGACGGCGCCAAGAATTCCGCGGCCGCCATCGTCCATATCGAGGGCGATCCGGACCATCCGGTGAACCGCGGCACGCTGTGTCCGAAGGGCGCCGGGCTGATCGACTTCATCCACAGCCCCAACCGGCTGAAGCAGCCCGAATACCGGGCGCCCGGCTCGGACACGTGGCAGCCGATCAGCTGGAACGACGCGCTTGACCGCATCGCGCGCCTGATGAAGGACGATCGCGACGCGAACTTCGTCGCGCAGACGCCCGAAGGCCGCACGGTCAACCGCTGGCTCACCACCGGCATGCTGGCGGCCTCGGCCACCAGCAACGAGACCGCCTACATCACCCACAAGGTCGCGCGCAGCCTCGGCCTTCTCGCATTCGACAACCAGGCCCGCGTTTGACACGGCCCGACGGTGGCAGGTCTTGCCCCGACGTTTGGCCGTGGAGCGATGACGAACCATTGGGTCGACATCAAGAACGCGGACGTGATCCTGATCATGGGCGGCAATGCAGCCGAGGCCCATCCCTGCGGGTTCAAGTGGGTCACTGAAGCCAAGGCGCACAACGCCGCCAAGCTGATCGTGGTCGATCCGCGCTTCAACCGCTCGGCATCGGTCGCGGACTACTACGCCCCGATCCGCACCGGCACGGACATCGTGTTCCTGGGCGCGGCCATCAGCAACCTGCTCGAGACTGACCGGATCCACCACGAGTACGTCCGCAACTACACGGACATGTCCTTCGTCGTGCGCGAGGACTTCGCCTTCGACGGCGGCATCTACTCGGGCTATGACGCCGACCGCCGGCGCTACGACAAGGCGACCTGGGACTACGAGCGCGGCGACGACGGCTACGTCGTCACCGATCCCACGCTGCAGCACCCGCGCTGCGTCTACCAGCTGCTGAGGAAGCACTACGCGCGCTACACGCCGGAGATGGTCGAGCGGGTCTGCGGGACCACGCAGGAGCAGTTCCACACGGTCCTGGACATGCTTGCGTCGACCGCCCGCCCCGACCGCGTGGCGACGATCCTCTACGCGCTGGGCTGGACCCAGCACTCGATCGGCTCGCAGATCATCCGCACCGGCGCGATGCTGCAGCTGCTGCTGGGCAACATCGGCGCGGCCGGCGGCGGCATGAACGCGCTGCGCGGCCATTCCAACATCCAGGGACTCACCGACCTCGGGCTGATGTCGAACCTGCTGCCGGGCTACATGACCCTGCCCAACGAGCACGAGCAGGACTACGGCACCTATATCGCCTCGCGCACGCTGAAACCCCTGCGCGAGAACCAGCTCAGCTACTGGCAGCACTACGCCAAGTTCCACGTCAGCCTGATGAAGACCTGGTGGGGCGACGCGGCGACGGCGGAGAACGACTGGGCCTTCGACTACCTGCCCAAGCTCGACAAGCCCTACGACATGCTCCAGACCTACGAGCTGATGGACCAGGGCAAGGTCAACGGCTACATCTGCCAGGGCTTCAACCCGCTGGCGGCGGCGCCGAACAAGGCCAAGATGGTCTCGGCGCTGTCGAAGCTGAAGTTCATGGTGATCATGGACCCGCTGGTGACCGACACCTCGGAGTTCTGGAAGAACCACGGCAAGCACCACGACGTCGATTCCTCGGCGATCCAGACCGAGGTCTTCCGCCTGCCGACCACCTGCTTCGCGGAAGAGGAAGGCGCGCTGGTGAATTCCGGCCGGTGGCTGCAGTGGCACTGGAAGGGCGCCGAGCCGCCAGGCACCGCCAAGCCCGACATCGAGATCATGGCCGGGCTGCACCTGCGCATCCGCGAGCTGTACAACACCGAGGGCGGCGCGTTCCCGGATCCGATCGTCAACCTGGCCTGGAACTACGCCCAGCCCGCGCACCCCAGCGCCACCGAGCTGGCGATGGAGTACAACGGCCGCGCGCTCCAGGACCTGGCCGACCCGCGCGACCCGACCCGCATCACCCGCCGCAAGGGCGAGCAGGTGTCCGGCTTCGGCGAGCTGCGCGACGACGGCAGCACCGCCAGCGGCTGCTGGATCTATGCCGGCTGCTGGACCCAGGACGGCAACATGATGGCGCGGCGCGACAACAGCGATCCGACCGGCATCGGCCAGACCCTCAAGTGGGCCTGGGCCTGGCCGGCCAACCGCCGCATCCTGTACAACCGCGCCTCCGCCGACCCCACGGGCAGGCCCTTCGATCCGACCCGCGCCCTCGTGGCCTGGAACGGAACCGCCTGGGTCGGCTCCGACGTGCCGGACTTCAAGGCCGACGAGGATCCCGCCGGCGGCATGGGGCCCTTCATCATGAATCCCGAGGGCGTGGCGCGCTTCTTCGCCCGCGACGGGATGGCCGAGGGCCCGTTCCCCGAGCACTACGAGCCGTTCGAGACCCCGCTCGGCTACAACCCGCTGAACCCGGACACCCCCGGCGCCACCAGCAACCCGGCTGCACGCGTGTTCGAGAGCGACCTCGCGACCATGGGCACGGTAAAGGACTTCCCCTTCGTCGGCACCACCTACCGCCTGACCGAGCACTTCCACTACTGGACCAAGCACGTCCCGCTCAACGCGATCCTGCAGCCCGAGCAGTTCGTCGAGATCGGCGAAGGGCTGGCGCACCAGATCGGCGTGGCCAACGGCGAGCGCGTGCGCGTCTCGTCCATGCGCGGCCACATCGAGGCGGTGGCCGTGGTCACCAAGCGCATCCGCGCGCTCAAGGTCGACGGCAAGACCGTGCACCATGTCGGCATCCCGATCCACTGGGGCTTCACCGGGGTCGCCAAGCCCGGCTACCTGGCCAACACCCTCACGCCCTCGGTGGGCGACGGCAACTCGCAGACACCCGAGTTCAAGTCGTTCCTCGTGAACGTGGAAAAGGCATAG
- a CDS encoding formate dehydrogenase subunit gamma: MTERIQGGHPREVVRYTANERTNHWLVAIGFVLAGLSGLALYHPAMAWLYALFGGGPWTRVLHPFFGVFMFLVFIVFAWHMRGSNRVDARDRQWLRQIDDVVAGREERLPEVGRYNAGQKLLFWGLVLCMLGLLLTGIAMWQPWFAPAFPIVLVRIASVLHAILATVIICMIIFHAYSAFWVKGSMGAMVRGRVSRGWAWKHHRAWLRDIDRDSQRD; encoded by the coding sequence ATGACTGAGCGCATCCAGGGCGGGCATCCGCGCGAAGTCGTGCGCTACACCGCCAACGAGCGCACCAACCACTGGCTGGTGGCGATCGGCTTCGTGCTGGCCGGCCTGTCGGGGCTGGCGCTGTACCACCCGGCCATGGCGTGGCTCTACGCCCTGTTCGGCGGTGGGCCGTGGACGCGCGTGCTGCACCCGTTCTTCGGCGTCTTCATGTTCCTGGTGTTCATCGTCTTCGCCTGGCACATGCGCGGCTCGAACCGGGTCGACGCGCGCGACCGCCAGTGGCTGCGGCAGATCGACGACGTGGTCGCCGGGCGCGAGGAGCGCCTGCCGGAGGTGGGGCGCTACAACGCCGGGCAGAAGCTGCTGTTCTGGGGCCTGGTGCTGTGCATGCTCGGGCTGCTGCTGACCGGCATCGCGATGTGGCAGCCGTGGTTCGCGCCGGCCTTCCCGATCGTCCTGGTCCGCATCGCCTCGGTGCTGCACGCGATCCTGGCCACGGTGATCATCTGCATGATCATCTTCCACGCCTATTCGGCGTTCTGGGTCAAGGGTTCGATGGGCGCCATGGTCCGCGGCCGGGTCAGCCGCGGCTGGGCCTGGAAACACCACCGCGCATGGCTGCGCGACATCGACCGCGACTCCCAGCGGGACTGA
- the fdxH gene encoding formate dehydrogenase subunit beta encodes MALQSLDIKRRSATTWEPPGAREPHAGGSVAKLIDTSKCIGCKACQAACMEWNDLRDEVGENIGAYDNPADLTPQSWTVMRFAEHERDDGGLEWLIRKDGCMHCEDPGCLKACPAPGAIIQYANGIVDFHEENCIGCGYCITGCPFDVPRISKKDNKAYKCTLCSDRVAVGQSPACAKVCPTGAIVFGTKEAMTDHAAGRIVDLKSRGFDNAGLYDPQGVGGTHVMYVLHHADRPGLYSGLPENPTISPMVALWKGVAKPIGLAAMALTAFVGFFHFIRTGRQTVSEVDEQEAATSLGDGPPAGDYPPGSLQRAREEAHRHD; translated from the coding sequence ATGGCACTGCAATCACTCGACATCAAGCGGCGCTCCGCGACCACCTGGGAGCCGCCCGGCGCGCGCGAGCCGCACGCCGGCGGCTCGGTCGCCAAGCTGATCGACACCTCCAAGTGCATCGGCTGCAAGGCCTGCCAGGCGGCGTGCATGGAGTGGAACGACCTGCGCGACGAGGTCGGCGAGAACATCGGCGCCTACGACAACCCCGCCGACCTCACGCCGCAGTCGTGGACGGTGATGCGCTTCGCCGAGCACGAGCGCGACGACGGCGGCCTCGAGTGGCTGATCCGCAAGGACGGCTGCATGCACTGCGAGGACCCGGGCTGCCTCAAGGCCTGCCCGGCGCCGGGTGCGATCATCCAGTACGCCAACGGCATCGTGGATTTCCACGAGGAGAACTGCATCGGCTGCGGCTACTGCATCACCGGCTGTCCGTTCGACGTCCCGCGCATCTCGAAGAAGGACAACAAGGCCTACAAGTGCACGCTGTGCTCGGACCGCGTGGCCGTGGGCCAGTCCCCGGCCTGCGCCAAGGTCTGCCCGACCGGCGCGATCGTGTTCGGCACCAAGGAGGCGATGACCGACCACGCCGCGGGGCGCATCGTCGACCTGAAGTCGCGCGGCTTCGACAACGCCGGCCTGTACGACCCGCAGGGCGTCGGCGGCACCCACGTGATGTACGTGCTGCACCACGCCGACAGGCCGGGGCTGTACAGCGGCCTGCCGGAGAATCCGACGATCAGCCCGATGGTGGCGCTGTGGAAGGGCGTGGCCAAGCCGATCGGCCTGGCGGCGATGGCGCTCACCGCCTTCGTCGGCTTCTTCCACTTCATCCGCACCGGGCGCCAGACGGTGAGCGAAGTGGACGAGCAGGAGGCTGCGACCTCGCTGGGCGACGGTCCGCCTGCGGGCGATTACCCGCCAGGCAGCCTGCAGCGCGCACGCGAGGAGGCACACCGCCATGACTGA
- the fdhE gene encoding formate dehydrogenase accessory protein FdhE, with product MPRILPRGEIENLDHTRIPRLRIPERAGVFSDRATRLRQLAASSTVGDYLLLMARLADAQQRALKVFIAPEVDAGALAEARRHDMPPLPATSLARDPAWRAVLAGLLDEVASDPGTPAQAVEACTALARALDAMPERVEQIADGLLAGRVEGADVAPAPFVMAALQVYWTAMASGLQEAQLPVGAFGLCPTCGTPPVASVVRIGGAHDGYRYLCCPLCSCEWHLERVKCSHCAGTRDIAYHYIEGGREGVKAETCDGCRSYRKIFYQDTDPFMEPVADDLGSLALDMLMGDEAYARRSGNPLLWQDSGD from the coding sequence GTGCCGCGCATCCTGCCGCGAGGCGAGATCGAAAACCTCGACCACACCCGCATCCCGCGCCTGCGCATCCCCGAACGCGCCGGCGTGTTCTCCGATCGCGCCACGCGCCTGCGCCAGCTGGCAGCGTCGAGCACGGTCGGCGACTACCTGCTGCTGATGGCGCGCCTGGCGGATGCGCAGCAGCGCGCGCTGAAGGTGTTCATCGCCCCGGAGGTCGATGCCGGCGCGCTGGCCGAGGCCCGCAGGCACGACATGCCGCCGCTGCCGGCCACCAGCCTGGCGCGCGACCCGGCGTGGCGGGCCGTGCTCGCCGGACTGCTGGACGAAGTCGCGTCCGACCCCGGGACGCCGGCGCAGGCGGTCGAGGCCTGCACCGCGCTCGCGCGCGCGCTCGACGCGATGCCCGAGCGCGTCGAGCAGATCGCCGATGGCCTCCTGGCCGGGCGCGTCGAGGGTGCCGACGTGGCGCCCGCGCCCTTCGTCATGGCCGCCCTGCAGGTCTACTGGACCGCGATGGCCTCGGGGCTGCAGGAGGCGCAGCTGCCGGTCGGTGCCTTCGGCCTCTGCCCCACCTGCGGCACGCCGCCGGTGGCGAGCGTGGTGCGCATCGGCGGCGCGCATGACGGCTACCGCTACCTGTGCTGCCCGCTGTGCAGCTGCGAATGGCACCTGGAGCGGGTGAAGTGCTCGCACTGCGCCGGCACCCGGGACATCGCCTACCACTACATCGAAGGCGGCCGCGAAGGCGTCAAGGCCGAGACCTGCGATGGCTGCCGCAGCTACCGCAAGATCTTCTACCAGGACACCGATCCCTTCATGGAGCCGGTGGCCGATGACCTCGGCAGCCTGGCGCTCGACATGCTGATGGGCGACGAAGCCTATGCGCGCCGCAGCGGCAATCCGCTGCTGTGGCAGGACAGCGGGGACTGA